A window of Streptomyces profundus genomic DNA:
CCCCTACGCCCCTTGGACGGTCCCTTAGGGGAACCCTGCCACTTCTCACTGACCCAGAGTTCATCCCGGGGGCTGATAAGGGGGAGTCGCCGCAGACTCTAGTCTCTAGGGAGTCGAACGGGAATCAGACAGATATCCGCGCAGAGCAAGGAGAAACACGTGACGACGGCTGTAGTCAATCCGGCGACCGGGGGCAGCGGGGGGCACTCGGCCGTAGCCGCGCGAGCTGAGAACGTTGTCAAAGCCTATGGCGAGGGCGAGACGCGGGTGGCGGCGTTGGACGGGGTGAGTGTGGATGTGGAGCGGGGGGTGTTCACGGCGATCATGGGTCCTTCGGGGTCCGGTAAGTCGACGTTGATGCACTGTCTGGCCGGGTTGGACACGGTGACCAGCGGCCGGATCTGGGTCGGGGACAGTGAGATCACCGGTCTGAAGGACAAGAAGCTGACCCAGTTGCGGCGGGACCACATCGGGTTCATCTTCCAGGCGTTCAACCTGCTGCCCACCCTGAACGCCATCGAGAACATCACGCTCCCGATGGACATAGCGGGCCGCAAGCCCGATCGCGAGTGGCTGGATCGTGTCGTCGCCACCGTCGGTCTGGGCGAGCGTCTCAAGCACCGTCCCAACCAGCTCTCCGGCGGACAGCAGCAGCGCGTGGCCGTCGCCCGCGCCCTCGCGGCCCGACCCGACATCATCTTCGGCGACGAGCCCACCGGAAACCTCGACTCCCGCGCCGGCGCCGAAGTCCT
This region includes:
- a CDS encoding ABC transporter ATP-binding protein, whose product is MTTAVVNPATGGSGGHSAVAARAENVVKAYGEGETRVAALDGVSVDVERGVFTAIMGPSGSGKSTLMHCLAGLDTVTSGRIWVGDSEITGLKDKKLTQLRRDHIGFIFQAFNLLPTLNAIENITLPMDIAGRKPDREWLDRVVATVGLGERLKHRPNQLSGGQQQRVAVARALAARPDIIFGDEPTGNLDSRAGAEVLDFLRRSVDDLGQTIVMVTHDPVAAAYANRIIFLADGQVVDEMRDPTADRVLDRMRNFDGQGRTS